In Priestia filamentosa, the DNA window GAGGTCACACCTGTTCCCATGCCGAACACAGAAGTTAAGCTCTTGAGCGCCGATGGTAGTTGGGACTTTGTCCCTGTGAGAGTAGGACGTTGCCAGGCTAACCATATTCCACAGTAGCTCAGTGGTAGAGCTATCGGCTGTTAACCGATCGGTCGTAGGTTCGAATCCTACCTGTGGAGCCATTTGGAGAGCTGTCCGAGTGGTCGAAGGAGCACGATTGGAAATCGTGTAGGCGGCTAACGTTGTCTCAAGGGTTCGAATCCCTTGCTCTCCGCCACTACTCAACTTATGGCCCGTTGGTCAAGCGGTTAAGACACCGCCCTTTCACGGCGGTAACACGGGTTCGAATCCCGTACGGGTCACCATTTTACTATATTACATAGACTACTGTTTTTGTGGAGGATTAGCTCAGCTGGGAGAGCATCTGCCTTACAAGCAGAGGGTCGGCGGTTCGAGCCCGTCATCCTCCACCATTTAAACAACATATCGCGGGGTGGAGCAGTCTGGTAGCTCGTCGGGCTCATAACCCGAAGGTCGTAGGTTCAAATCCTGCCCCCGCAACCAAAAGGTCCCGTGGTGTAGCGGTTAACATGCCTGCCTGTCACGCAGGAGATCGCGGGTTCGATTCCCGTCGGGACCGCCATTATTTTGAAATTATATACGGCTCAGTAGCTCAGTTGGTAGAGCAATGGACTGAAAATCCATGTGTCGGCGGTTCGATTCCGTCCTGAGCCACCATTTATCATGTTTGACAATGAAGATGGAGGGGTAGCGAAGTGGCTAAACGCGGCAGACTGTAAATCTGCTCCCTCTGGGTTCGGCGGTTCGAATCCGTCCCCCTCCACCATTTCTTACAGGGGCATAGTTTAAAGGTAGAACAGAGGTCTCCAAAACCTCCGGTGTGGGTTCGATTCCTACTGCCCCTGCCAAATTAAAATGGCGGTTGTGGCGAAGTGGTTAACGCACCAGATTGTGGCTCTGGCACTCGTGGGTTCGATTCCCATCAATCGCCCCATTTAGTTTACATATAAAATACATATTATACTTTCAGGCATCATATAAATGGGCTATAGCCAAGCGGTAAGGCAACGGACTTTGACTCCGTCATGCGTTGGTTCGAATCCAGCTAGCCCAGCCAATATGCGGAAGTAGTTCAGTGGTAGAACACCACCTTGCCAAGGTGGGGGTCGCGGGTTCGAATCCCGTCTTCCGCTCCATCTATTTTAAGACGGCGGCATAGCCAAGTGGTAAGGCAGAGGTCTGCAAAACCTTTATCACCGGTTCAAATCCGGTTGCCGCCTTTTTTTGTATCTGCTATTTATAGCAGATTTGTTTTTTATATGCCGGTGTGGCGGAATTGGCAGACGCGCACGACTCAAAATCGTGTTCCTCTGGAGTGTCGGTTCGAACCCGACCACCGGTATCAGATATTGTAGTGAGATTAAGACTTCAACGATTAGGTTGAGGTCTTTTTTTGTGCTTGTTTAACATGATAAAATAAGCTTGAATTGTGTACGTATAGTTGTGTGCTTTAAGTTGTATTACTGAGAGGAAGTAGGAAATACACATAGAAATAAGTAAGAATAAATTCTTGCAAGAGAAAGTCTTTGAAGCATTTCTCAAAAGTTTATAATTTAAATATCATACATATAAAGAAGAAGAGAGGAAAGTATAAAAGTGGTTAAAGAATATTTTTGAAAATGTCTCATATGAAGGATTTTCCTCATATAGTTGCGAGTATGAAAGATATATCAATATATAAATGGAGTGGAGTATTATGTCCTTTAATGGAAGGGTTGTTGTTGTAACAGGAGCAGCAAATGGAATTGGGAAAGAGGTATCAAAACAATATGCAGCAAAAGGAGCAAACGTTATAATAGCTGATTTTGATGAAGAAGCAGGAAGAGAGCATGAAAAGCAAATTCGTCAAGATGGAGGCAAAGCAACCTTTATTAAAACAGATGTAAGAAATGAAAAGGATATTATCAACTTAATGACAGAAGCTGTTCGTACATATGGAAAGATTGATATTTTAATAAATAACGCTGGCGTTTCGAGATGGAAATCTCCTTATGAGCTATCCATTGAAGAATGGGATGACATAATTAATACAAACTTACGAAGCGTATTTTTATGTTCTAGAGAAGCTGCAAAGGAAATAAAGAAAAATGACATAGGTGGCGCTATTGTGAATATGGCTTCAACAAGGGCGGCAATGTCAGAACCACATACAGAAGGATACGCGGCAACAAAAGGAGGAATTGTGGCCTTAACGCATGCATTAGCTATTTCCTTTAGTGAGGATAAAATTACTGTTAATTCCATTTCACCAGGATGGATTGAAACAGATAATTATGAATCACTGCGCAACATTGATCATACTCAACATCCATCGCAACGAGTAGGAAAACCAAGTGATATTGCAAAAGCATGTTTATATCTAACACATCTTGACAATGATTTCGTAACAGGGACAAACCTTGTTGTAGATGGTGGAATGACCCGAAAAATGATTTATGAATATTGAAAGCAGGAGCAGTTCCTGCTTTTTTGGTAAGAAAAATTGAGGAGCCTAGAAACATTTGGTGAGGTATTCAACCTTTTAACCGATTTTCTTTGATAACTTACTTATGTCTATATTTATTATCAAAATGATAAGAGACCTTAAAGTAAAAACATTTATCATTTACAATAAAACGTATTCACTCTAACATGAAAAGTAACAAAGGTAATAAAGCTGGAATCTACGTATACATACCTCAAGCATTAATTATTGAAACTACATAAGGAATAGTTTAAGGAGGAAAATGAAGTGAAGAAAATCATTAATAATCCTGAAGATGTTGTTATGGAAATGTGCAATGGAATTGTAATGGCTCATCCAGAGCTTGAGCTTCTAAAGAAATATAAAGTGATTAAGAAAAAAGAAATGAACAACAACAAAGTGACGTTAATTAGCGGTGGTGGAAGCGGTCATGAACCATCACATGCGGGGCTGGTTGGAAAAGGTATGTTAGATGCAGCGGTATGTGGAGATATGTTTGCTTCTCCTTCTCAAATTCAAGTCTATCAAGCTATTAAAGCAACAG includes these proteins:
- a CDS encoding glucose 1-dehydrogenase; translation: MSFNGRVVVVTGAANGIGKEVSKQYAAKGANVIIADFDEEAGREHEKQIRQDGGKATFIKTDVRNEKDIINLMTEAVRTYGKIDILINNAGVSRWKSPYELSIEEWDDIINTNLRSVFLCSREAAKEIKKNDIGGAIVNMASTRAAMSEPHTEGYAATKGGIVALTHALAISFSEDKITVNSISPGWIETDNYESLRNIDHTQHPSQRVGKPSDIAKACLYLTHLDNDFVTGTNLVVDGGMTRKMIYEY